A region from the Leopardus geoffroyi isolate Oge1 chromosome C2, O.geoffroyi_Oge1_pat1.0, whole genome shotgun sequence genome encodes:
- the CTNNB1 gene encoding catenin beta-1, with the protein MATQADLMELDMAMEPDRKAAVSHWQQQSYLDSGIHSGATTTAPSLSGKGNPEEEDVDTTQVLYEWEQGFSQSFTQEQVADIDGQYAMTRAQRVRAAMFPETLDEGMQIPSTQFDAAHPTNVQRLAEPSQMLKHAVVNLINYQDDAELATRAIPELTKLLNDEDQVVVNKAAVMVHQLSKKEASRHAIMRSPQMVSAIVRTMQNTNDVETARCTAGTLHNLSHHREGLLAIFKSGGIPALVKMLGSPVDSVLFYAITTLHNLLLHQEGAKMAVRLAGGLQKMVALLNKTNVKFLAITTDCLQILAYGNQESKLIILASGGPQALVNIMRTYTYEKLLWTTSRVLKVLSVCSSNKPAIVEAGGMQALGLHLTDPSQRLVQNCLWTLRNLSDAATKQEGMEGLLGTLVQLLGSDDINVVTCAAGILSNLTCNNYKNKMMVCQVGGIEALVRTVLRAGDREDITEPAICALRHLTSRHQEAEMAQNAVRLHYGLPVVVKLLHPPSHWPLIKATVGLIRNLALCPANHAPLREQGAIPRLVQLLVRAHQDTQRRTSMGGTQQQFVEGVRMEEIVEGCTGALHILARDVHNRIVIRGLNTIPLFVQLLYSPIENIQRVAAGVLCELAQDKEAAEAIEAEGATAPLTELLHSRNEGVATYAAAVLFRMSEDKPQDYKKRLSVELTSSLFRTEPMAWNETADLGLDIGAQGEPLGYRQDDPSYRSFHSGGYGQDALGMDPMMEHEMGGHHPGADYPVDGLPDLGHAQDLMDGLPPGDSNQLAWFDTDL; encoded by the exons ATGGCTACCCAAG CTGATCTGATGGAACTGGACATGGCCATGGAGCCAGACAGAAAAGCAGCTGTCAGTCACTGGCAGCAACAGTCTTACCTGGACTCTGGAATCCATTCTGGTGCCACCACCACAGCCCCTTCTCTGAGTGGTAAAGGCAATCCTGAGGAAGAGGATGTGGATACCACCCAAGTCCTGTACGAGTGGGAACAGGGGTTTTCTCAGTCCTTCACTCAAGAACAAGTGGCTG ATATTGATGGTCAGTATGCGATGACGCGAGCTCAGAGAGTGCGAGCTGCTATGTTCCCTGAGACTTTAGACGAGGGCATGCAGATCCCATCCACACAGTTCGATGCTGCTCACCCTACTAACGTCCAGCGTTTGGCTGAACCATCACAGATGCTGAAACACGCAGTTGTAAATTTGATTAACTATCAAGATGATGCAGAACTTGCCACACGTGCAATCCCCGAACTGACAAAACTGCTAAACGATGAGGACCAG GTGGTGGTTAATAAGGCTGCAGTTATGGTCCATCAGCTTTCGAAAAAGGAAGCTTCCAGACACGCCATCATGCGTTCTCCTCAGATGGTGTCTGCCATCGTACGCACCATGCAGAATACGAACGACGTGGAGACAGCTCGCTGTACTGCTGGCACCTTGCACAATCTTTCTCATCATCGTGAGGGCTTGCTGGCCATCTTTAAGTCTGGGGGCATTCCCGCCCTGGTGAAGATGCTTGG gtCACCAGTGgattctgtattattttatgcCATTACAACTCTCCACAACCTTTTATTGCATCAAGAAGGAGCTAAAATGGCAGTGCGTTTAGCTGGTGGGCTGCAGAAAATGGTTGCCTTGCTcaacaaaacaaatgttaaattCTTGGCTATTACGACAGACTGCCTTCAGATTTTAGCTTACGGCAACCAAGAAAGCAAG CTGATCATTCTGGCTAGTGGTGGACCTCAAGCTTTAGTAAATATAATGAGGACCTACACTTACGAGAAACTACTGTGGACCACAAGCAGAGTACTGAAGGTGCTGTCTGTCTGCTCTAGTAATAAACCAGCTATTGTAGAAGCCG GTGGAATGCAAGCTTTAGGGCTTCACCTGACAGATCCAAGTCAACGTCTCGTTCAGAACTGTCTTTGGACTCTTAGGAATCTATCAGATGCTGCGACTAAACAG GAAGGGATGGAAGGTCTTCTTGGGACCCTTGTTCAGCTTCTGGGCTCAGATGATATAAATGTGGTCACCTGTGCAGCTGGAATTCTTTCTAATCTCACTTGCAATAATTATAAGAATAAGATGATGGTCTGCCAAGTGGGTGGTATAGAGGCACTTGTGCGTACTGTCCTTCGTGCTGGTGACAGGGAGGACATCACCGAGCCTGCCATCTGTGCTCTTCGTCATCTGACCAGTCGACACCAGGAAGCAGAGATGGCCCAGAATGCTGTTCGTCTTCACTATGGACTACCGGTTGTGGTTAAACTCCTGCACCCACCATCCCATTGGCCTCTGATAAAG GCCACCGTTGGATTGATTCGAAACCTTGCCCTTTGTCCAGCAAATCACGCACCTCTCCGTGAACAGGGTGCCATTCCACGACTAGTTCAGTTGCTGGTTCGTGCCCATCAAGATACCCAGCGCCGCACATCTATGGGCGGAACGCAGCAGCAGTTTGTG GAGGGAGTCCGTATGGAAGAAATTGTTGAAGGTTGTACCGGAGCCCTTCATATCCTAGCTCGGGATGTTCACAACCGAATCGTAATCAGAGGACTAAATACCATTCCATTGTTTGTGCAG CTGCTTTATTCTCCCATTGAAAATATCCAAAGAGTAGCCGCAGGGGTCCTCTGTGAACTTGCTCAGGACAAGGAGGCTGCGGAAGCCATTGAAGCGGAGGGAGCCACGGCTCCTCTGACAGAGCTCCTTCACTCCAGAAACGAAGGTGTGG CAACATACGCAGCTGCTGTTTTGTTCCGAATGTCTGAGGACAAGCCCCAGGACTACAAGAAGCGGCTTTCGGTGGAGCTGACCAGTTCTCTCTTCAGAACGGAGCCAATGGCTTGGAATGAG ACTGCTGATCTTGGACTTGATATTGGTGCCCAGGGAGAGCCCCTTGGATATCGTCAGGATG ATCCCAGCTACCGTTCCTTTCACTCTGGTGGATATGGCCAGGATGCCTTGGGTATGGACCCCATGATGGAGCATGAGATGGGTGGCCACCACCCTGGTGCTGACTATCCAGTTGATGGGCTGCCAGATCTGGGGCACGCCCAGGACCTCATGGATGGGCTGCCTCCAGGCGACAGCAATCAGCTGGCCTGGTTTGATACTGACCTGTAA